One region of Peribacillus simplex genomic DNA includes:
- a CDS encoding Ger(x)C family spore germination protein, with protein MRRIMICFKLVLSLCILMPLSGCWDIKDINHRAFPIAMGITKEGEKFKVLLQIPISSEGVQKQAIVKGTGLTILKAVEDIRTNMESSVDLLHIRIIIFDRKLVEEGGMEEPINTFMRIREISSKTLIAICDDNIDSFFLALKKNLEKGINLYDFFEKYAGWTPQISLTRLWHVYRALNSYTQNVAIPMVKSGENTAVTYTGTAVMKRGKIVSKMDPKETLLFNAFHGNSMKGRVEVMEHATIMIVGNTGFHKGELRNHIPYMFSTIRLNVVIQERRGKVSNAIIKKELEKVMANRFDGMLKRFQKQETDVFGLGQYYRNKIPYEELKDWRKKYYPNLEMKLTIHTTIQNEGNLKNIIDK; from the coding sequence TGCCATTAAGTGGTTGCTGGGATATTAAAGACATTAACCATCGAGCCTTTCCGATTGCAATGGGAATTACTAAAGAGGGAGAAAAATTCAAAGTCTTACTTCAAATTCCTATTTCTTCAGAGGGTGTTCAAAAACAGGCAATTGTCAAAGGAACAGGGTTAACCATTTTAAAAGCTGTAGAGGATATTAGAACTAATATGGAAAGCAGTGTAGACTTATTGCACATAAGGATAATCATATTTGATCGAAAATTAGTAGAAGAAGGCGGGATGGAAGAACCGATTAACACGTTTATGAGAATTCGTGAAATATCTTCAAAAACATTAATCGCAATATGTGATGATAATATAGATTCTTTTTTCTTAGCACTCAAAAAGAATCTAGAAAAAGGGATAAATCTTTATGACTTTTTTGAGAAATATGCAGGTTGGACCCCACAAATATCTTTAACACGTCTATGGCATGTTTATCGAGCCCTTAATTCCTACACTCAAAATGTAGCAATTCCTATGGTCAAATCAGGGGAAAATACTGCAGTTACTTATACAGGTACTGCAGTGATGAAAAGAGGAAAAATAGTTTCTAAAATGGATCCTAAAGAAACCCTCCTTTTTAATGCCTTTCATGGGAACAGTATGAAGGGAAGGGTAGAAGTAATGGAACATGCAACCATCATGATTGTTGGAAATACAGGTTTTCATAAAGGTGAACTAAGAAATCATATTCCATATATGTTCTCAACGATTCGTTTAAATGTAGTTATTCAAGAGAGAAGGGGAAAAGTTTCCAATGCAATAATTAAAAAAGAGCTGGAAAAGGTAATGGCAAATCGTTTTGATGGAATGCTGAAACGATTTCAAAAGCAAGAAACAGATGTCTTCGGGTTGGGACAATACTACAGAAATAAAATTCCTTATGAGGAATTGAAGGACTGGCGAAAGAAATATTATCCCAATCTAGAAATGAAGCTCACCATTCATACTACAATACAAAACGAGGGAAATTTAAAGAATATAATTGACAAATAG